The proteins below are encoded in one region of Streptomyces sp. NBC_00490:
- a CDS encoding amino acid adenylation domain-containing protein → MTQHPPTADELLRSVTDTFGADTPPSDEDSLITWGLDSITLMKIASGWRRQGVRVTFAELAKEPTLRAWRALLTARTGAAPEPEPEPAPMTVPAADPGEPFPLAVMQHAYRIGRGEDTTLGSVAAHLYVEFDGAGVDPERLDTAVRALVERHGMLRARFGDDGRQEILPALTRPATVVNDLRGLDADTVAAELESLRHSSSHARLDVAAGEVFSVRLSLLPGGRSRLHVDVDMLAADALSYRVLLSDLAHFYEHPATPLPPIRTSYPEYLAERATVRRLSREDSRKWWQERIPELPSAPELPLVPEAERADPTRVTRRHHWLRAQEKQRLTARAHRHGLTPAMAVAAAFSEVLAAFSGQARFLLNIPMFDRRGSHPDVDLLVGDFTSSVLLDVDLAGQESFTAHARRLQDRMHTDAAHADYSGVEVLRDLSRHRGEQVLAPVVFTSALNLGELFDAGVSQSFGEPVWIISQGPQVVLDCQVTEVDGGLLVNWDVREDAFPAGLVDAMFAAFHALVSRLGTEEAVWEQPVPALLGEREKTVRATVNSTEGPRSHRLLHQGFFERAAERPDTPALLWGSEGALSYGELADRSLRVAADLVERGVRPGDTVAVSLPKGPDQITAVLGVLAAGAAYVPVGVGQPPARRERIRATAGFRAVLDSVSLHHPPLAEPVTVDEEQPAYVLFTSGSTGEPKGVEVPHRAAVNTIDDLNERYAVGPSDRCLALSALDFDLSVYDTFGLLGAGGALVLVDDADRREAGQWAELVRTHGVTLLNCVPPLLDMLLLAPGELSSLRVVLLGGDWVGTDLPGRLAERAPGCRFAGLGGTTETAIHSTVCEVTGGQVPAGWKSVPYGTPLRNVRCRVVDGRGRDCPDWVPGELWIGGDGVALGYRADPVRTAEKFTERDGLRWYRTGDLARYWPDGTLEFLGRRDHQVKLRGFRIELGEVEAALAGHPAVRRAVAGLTRGQGVQLAAAVAAERGTAAEELREWVRSVLPSHMVPSRIAVVRELPLTSNGKLDRRAVRQLWEGEEELGHRAPGTALETVVARVWADVLGVERVGLDDGFFALGGDSVLATVIVSRLREVLDTSEVSVRALFATLTAGGMAKRLSAEEATPGRLEGVAAIHLEIEDMSAEEIDAALRDA, encoded by the coding sequence GTGACGCAGCACCCCCCGACCGCGGACGAGCTGCTCCGTTCGGTCACCGACACATTCGGCGCGGACACCCCGCCGAGCGACGAGGACAGCCTCATCACCTGGGGCCTGGACTCCATCACCCTGATGAAGATCGCGAGCGGCTGGCGCCGGCAAGGTGTCCGCGTCACGTTCGCGGAACTGGCCAAGGAACCCACCCTGCGGGCCTGGCGGGCACTGCTGACGGCCCGTACGGGCGCGGCACCCGAACCCGAACCCGAGCCCGCTCCCATGACGGTTCCGGCGGCCGATCCGGGCGAGCCGTTCCCGCTGGCCGTCATGCAGCACGCCTACCGGATCGGCCGCGGCGAGGACACCACCCTCGGCTCCGTCGCCGCGCATCTCTACGTCGAGTTCGACGGCGCCGGGGTGGACCCGGAGCGGCTCGACACCGCCGTACGCGCCCTCGTGGAGCGGCACGGAATGCTGCGCGCCCGCTTCGGCGACGACGGCCGCCAGGAGATCCTCCCCGCCCTCACCCGCCCCGCGACCGTCGTCAACGACCTGCGAGGACTGGACGCCGACACCGTCGCGGCCGAACTGGAGTCCCTGCGGCACTCCTCCTCGCACGCCCGGCTCGACGTCGCGGCCGGCGAGGTCTTCTCCGTCCGGCTCTCCCTGCTGCCGGGCGGCCGCAGCAGGCTCCACGTGGACGTCGACATGCTCGCCGCGGACGCCCTCAGCTACCGCGTCCTGCTCTCCGACCTCGCCCACTTCTACGAGCACCCGGCGACCCCGCTGCCGCCGATCCGCACCAGCTACCCGGAGTACCTCGCCGAACGCGCCACCGTACGGCGGCTCAGCCGCGAGGACTCGCGGAAGTGGTGGCAGGAGCGCATCCCCGAACTGCCCAGCGCACCCGAACTCCCGCTCGTGCCCGAGGCGGAGCGCGCCGACCCCACCCGGGTCACGCGCCGCCACCACTGGCTGCGGGCGCAGGAGAAGCAGCGCCTGACCGCCCGGGCCCACCGGCACGGACTCACCCCGGCGATGGCGGTGGCGGCCGCCTTCTCGGAGGTGCTGGCCGCCTTCAGCGGTCAGGCGCGCTTCCTGCTCAACATCCCGATGTTCGACCGCCGCGGCTCCCACCCCGATGTCGACCTTCTCGTCGGCGACTTCACCAGCTCGGTCCTCCTCGACGTGGACCTGGCCGGGCAGGAGTCCTTCACCGCGCACGCCCGGCGCCTCCAGGACCGTATGCACACCGACGCCGCCCACGCCGACTACTCCGGCGTGGAGGTACTGCGCGACCTCTCCCGGCACCGGGGCGAACAGGTCCTCGCACCGGTCGTGTTCACCAGCGCGCTGAACCTGGGAGAGCTGTTCGACGCGGGCGTAAGCCAGTCCTTCGGGGAACCGGTCTGGATCATCTCCCAGGGCCCGCAGGTGGTCTTGGACTGCCAGGTGACCGAGGTCGACGGCGGGCTCCTGGTCAACTGGGACGTGCGCGAGGACGCCTTCCCCGCGGGCCTGGTCGACGCCATGTTCGCCGCCTTCCACGCATTGGTGAGCCGGCTCGGCACCGAGGAGGCGGTCTGGGAGCAGCCGGTACCGGCGCTGCTGGGCGAGCGGGAGAAGACGGTCCGCGCGACGGTCAACTCCACCGAGGGGCCGCGCAGTCACCGGCTGCTCCACCAGGGGTTCTTCGAGCGGGCGGCCGAGCGGCCGGACACGCCTGCGCTGCTCTGGGGCTCGGAAGGGGCCTTGTCCTACGGCGAGTTGGCCGACCGGTCGCTGAGGGTCGCGGCCGACCTGGTGGAGCGGGGTGTGCGGCCCGGGGACACGGTCGCGGTCAGTCTCCCGAAGGGGCCCGACCAGATCACGGCCGTTCTGGGTGTGCTCGCCGCGGGCGCCGCCTATGTCCCCGTCGGCGTCGGGCAACCGCCGGCTCGCCGCGAGCGCATCCGGGCCACCGCGGGATTCCGGGCAGTCCTGGACTCCGTGTCGCTACACCACCCGCCCCTCGCGGAACCGGTGACCGTGGACGAGGAGCAGCCCGCCTATGTGCTGTTCACCTCCGGCTCGACCGGCGAACCCAAGGGGGTCGAGGTGCCGCACCGGGCGGCGGTGAACACCATCGACGACCTCAACGAGCGCTACGCGGTGGGTCCTTCGGACCGCTGCCTGGCCCTGTCCGCCCTCGACTTCGACCTGTCCGTCTACGACACGTTCGGGCTGCTGGGCGCGGGCGGCGCACTGGTCCTCGTGGACGACGCCGACCGGCGCGAGGCCGGTCAGTGGGCGGAGCTGGTGCGCACCCACGGCGTGACCCTCCTGAACTGCGTACCGCCCCTGCTCGACATGCTGCTCCTCGCACCCGGCGAACTCTCCTCACTGCGGGTCGTGTTGCTCGGCGGCGACTGGGTCGGCACCGATCTGCCGGGGCGCCTCGCCGAACGGGCGCCGGGGTGCCGGTTCGCCGGTCTCGGCGGGACGACGGAGACCGCGATCCACTCCACGGTCTGCGAGGTGACGGGCGGTCAGGTGCCCGCCGGGTGGAAGTCGGTGCCGTACGGCACCCCTTTGCGCAATGTGCGCTGCCGGGTCGTCGACGGCCGGGGGCGGGACTGCCCCGACTGGGTGCCGGGCGAGCTGTGGATCGGCGGGGACGGGGTGGCGCTCGGGTACCGGGCCGATCCGGTGCGCACGGCCGAGAAGTTCACCGAGCGGGACGGCCTGCGCTGGTACCGCACCGGTGATCTCGCCCGCTACTGGCCCGACGGCACCCTGGAGTTCCTCGGCCGCCGCGACCATCAGGTGAAACTGCGCGGTTTCCGGATCGAGTTGGGCGAGGTGGAGGCGGCACTCGCCGGGCACCCCGCCGTGCGCAGGGCTGTCGCGGGGCTGACCCGGGGGCAGGGAGTCCAGCTGGCGGCCGCCGTGGCCGCCGAGCGGGGCACGGCCGCGGAGGAACTGCGGGAGTGGGTGCGGTCGGTGCTGCCCTCGCACATGGTCCCGTCGCGGATCGCCGTCGTGCGGGAGCTTCCGCTCACCTCCAACGGCAAGCTGGACCGGCGTGCCGTGCGGCAACTCTGGGAGGGCGAGGAGGAGTTGGGGCACCGGGCGCCCGGCACCGCGCTGGAGACGGTCGTGGCCCGGGTCTGGGCGGACGTCCTCGGTGTCGAACGCGTCGGCCTCGACGACGGCTTCTTCGCGCTCGGCGGCGACTCCGTGCTCGCCACGGTCATCGTGAGCAGGCTGCGGGAGGTCCTCGACACCTCCGAGGTGTCCGTCCGCGCCCTGTTCGCCACGCTCACGGCCGGGGGCATGGCCAAGCGGCTGTCCGCCGAGGAGGCGACGCCCGGCCGGCTGGAGGGGGTCGCCGCGATCCACCTGGAGATCGAGGACATGTCGGCCGAGGAGATCGACGCGGCCCTGCGCGACGCGTAG